A single window of Sebastes umbrosus isolate fSebUmb1 chromosome 16, fSebUmb1.pri, whole genome shotgun sequence DNA harbors:
- the supt7l gene encoding STAGA complex 65 subunit gamma yields MMRYWGEIAAPAGAPPSRSSFDLLQREFRSVEMQDPPLHQPSAQRPRPTTMLDIPSEPCSLTIHTVQLCQHARRLRGLLSTAQSQAQGLSSASSEGGSKLEEADTNLPLRPPTPPGMPDDLLPVDSKAPRQPFLLRHSDPESDFYKGKGEPVTELSWPSCRPLLYQSVATILAHAGFESAQESVLETLTDLVHEHYLRLARMLRVAVDREARLGASPFPDVVEQVFHEVGIGSVLALQRFWQVRIKDYHSYMLQVSKDLSEEYERLVNPEKALEDSKPPRIKEEPMSDISFPVSEEPEADPASGDQALPMGVLGAHGERLASGLDGDHSPHTSGGAGANNSPLWPQVKMEPQDGEEAQGAGHHHHHHHHHLGGDVFEEGGPMSTMSESGGAMAASPGGAASDGSFTSHSPDSLMGTSPVFNQRPKKRARKM; encoded by the exons ATGATGCGTTACTGGGGTGAGATCGCTGCGCCTGCAGGGGCTCCTCCCAGTCGCAGCTCCTTCGACTTGCTCCAGCGTGAGTTTCGCTCGGTGGAGATGCAGGACCCTCCCCTGCACCAGCCCTCGGCCCAGCGTCCGCGGCCCACCACCATGTTGGACATCCCCTCAGAGCCCTGCAGCCTCACCATCCACACAGTGCAGCTGTGTCAGCATGCCCGCCGCCTCCGTGGTCTCTTGTCAACGGCCCAATCCCAGGCTCAGGGTCTGAGCTCAGCGTCCTCTGAGGGTGGCAGCAAGCTGGAGGAGGCCGATACCAACCTGCCCCTGCGTCCTCCCACACCGCCTGGCATGCCAGATGACTTGCTACCTGTGGACAGTAAAGCCCCGCGGCAGCCCTTCCTGCTCCGCCACAGTGACCCTGAAAGTGACTTCTATAA GGGTAAAGGCGAGCCTGTCACAGAGCTGAGTTGGCCCTCCTGCAGGCCGCTCCTCTATCAGTCAGTGGCCACCATACTGGCCCACGCTGGTTTTGAGTCGGCCCAGGAGAGCGTGCTGGAGACCCTGACTGACCTGGTCCATGAGCATTACCTGCGCCTCGCCCGCATGCTGCGGGTGGCGGTGGACCGGGAGGCCCGGCTAGGAGCAAGTCCCTTCCCAGACGTGGTGGAGCAAGTGTTCCACGAGGTGGGCATCGGCAGCGTGCTGGCCCTGCAGCGCTTCTGGCAAGTGCGGATCAAGGACTATCACAGCTACATGCTGCAG GTGAGTAAAGATCTGTCAGAGGAATATGAACGACTGGTGAACCCGGAGAAGGCTCTGGAGGACTCCAAGCCCCCCAGGATCAAGGAGGAGCCCATGAGTGACATCTCCTTCCCCGTTAGCGAGGAGCCCGAGGCCGACCCGGCCTCTGGGGACCAAGCTCTGCCCATGGGGGTCCTCGGTGCTCACGGTGAGAGGCTGGCTTCAGGCCTGGATGGTGACCATTCTCCTCACACCTCAG GCGGGGCTGGGGCCAACAACTCCCCGCTGTGGCCACAGGTCAAAATGGAGCCGCAGGACGGCGAGGAGGCTCAGGGTGCTggccatcaccaccaccaccaccaccatcacttGGGTGGAGATGTGTTCGAGGAGGGGGGGCCCATGTCCACCATGAGCGAGTCAGGAGGAGCCATGGCAGCCTCTCCCGGAGGCGCGGCGTCAGACGGCAGCTTCACCTCGCATTCGCCCGACTCCTTGATGGGCACCTCGCCCGTCTTCAACCAAAGACCCAAGAAGCGGGCGAGGAAGATGTGA